TACCCAGGGGGCTAAGGGACGCCTCACCGCCCCGTCCGGCAAGAACGGCACCACCACAGTCACTACGAGCACCATCAATCCTCTGGCGTTCGGCCCGTCCATCGCCAAGACCGCCGGCAACGACAAGCGCTACCTGAACCACACGCCCCTGCACGACGAGCCACCGAGCCAGACGACCACCGTGGTCAGGACGGAGGTGGATCGCGGGTCACGTGACCACTGGACCTCCTTCAACGACATGGTCGAGAAGTCTCAGCGAGAGATGGAGGACATGATGCGCCGCCACACTTTGAACTCTAGTCTGGacgcccccacttcccctccgtcCGTGTCGACCAACCTCACCATCTCCACCCAGCCGAGCGCTCGTCCTCCCGCCGGGGTCGCCACAAACCGCGATGTTGTCAAGTCGGGCAATAACGTGACAGAGCGCGAGGAGCAGCGGTGGGACGACAACCCAGCACCGGGCCTGACTCGCCACAACCGCGTCCTCAACGAGAAGACCGCCATGAAGGGCGCCGACGGCTCCGTGATCGGGAACAAGGAACGCATGGAGAAGGAGAGCCACGCCGAGGGCTCGAACGAGGAGGTCCTCCCCGACGGCACCAAGCGAAAAACCTTCACCAAGAGCTACGAGACACGGAAGGTCTACAGCTTCAACTCGGGCGACCCTAAAGCCGTGTGAACAGCCCCTAAGACGGCTGCCTAAATATTATTAAGTGTACATTTTAAGTCTGGGCGTGCCTGTTGTTTACCCAGGCCGCTGAATTTGTCTGTCGTCGATATCTGAGCCTGGCGTATGTGTCCGTCTTCGCTTCCGACTTGCGTGCTG
The sequence above is a segment of the Penaeus vannamei isolate JL-2024 chromosome 31, ASM4276789v1, whole genome shotgun sequence genome. Coding sequences within it:
- the LOC113826164 gene encoding heat shock protein 67B1; this encodes MVGTKTTKTVTVERRGAFSDDPFFKDSLDEWDQAMKNVVDRWDKQPVTTTTTTTTSPSSSETRTVYRQIRSSNVTSDDSQAVSCTEEDGKYKMIIDVKDFKPEDINVKTVDDTVVVEGKIEKKEGNAVSTQMFTRRFMLPSNVDLNAITSALSRDGVLTINAPKLATQGAKGRLTAPSGKNGTTTVTTSTINPLAFGPSIAKTAGNDKRYLNHTPLHDEPPSQTTTVVRTEVDRGSRDHWTSFNDMVEKSQREMEDMMRRHTLNSSLDAPTSPPSVSTNLTISTQPSARPPAGVATNRDVVKSGNNVTEREEQRWDDNPAPGLTRHNRVLNEKTAMKGADGSVIGNKERMEKESHAEGSNEEVLPDGTKRKTFTKSYETRKVYSFNSGDPKAV